A genomic window from Elaeis guineensis isolate ETL-2024a chromosome 3, EG11, whole genome shotgun sequence includes:
- the LOC105040644 gene encoding uncharacterized protein: MASMSNESWNRNLEEKDLERLGVPELDGALLMELLEESDADEAEDDRLRFVMRSLEAEIGHVGPTMISDGESTTGPHDDSEDGGLEDILSNFDSSDGSRSPAYLMEDPFDLVDMEVGDGIGGWCTEGETGGGGMVGYGEPGQYGGFYHGEGTMEQVYSPLWL; encoded by the coding sequence ATGGCATCCATGTCTAATGAGAGCTGGAACCGCAACCTGGAGGAGAAGGACCTAGAAAGGCTGGGGGTGCCGGAGCTCGATGGCGCCCTTCTCATGGAATTGCTGGAGGAGTCGGACGCCGACGAGGCCGAGGATGACCGGCTAAGATTCGTCATGCGATCTCTGGAAGCGGAGATCGGCCATGTCGGTCCGACGATGATCAGTGATGGTGAATCCACCACCGGTCCTCATGATGACAGCGAAGATGGTGGATTGGAGGATATACTGTCGAATTTCGATAGCTCTGATGGTTCGAGATCGCCAGCATACCTTATGGAGGACCCGTTTGACTTGGTGGACATGGAGGTGGGTGATGGCATAGGGGGTTGGTGCACGGAGGGTGAGACGGGTGGCGGTGGGATGGTTGGGTATGGAGAGCCAGGACAGTACGGTGGCTTTTACCATGGGGAGGGCACCATGGAACAAGTCTACAGCCCTCTATGGCTCTGA